In Aedes albopictus strain Foshan chromosome 3, AalbF5, whole genome shotgun sequence, the following are encoded in one genomic region:
- the LOC109403184 gene encoding zinc finger protein interacting with ribonucleoprotein K isoform X2 produces MNFVLPSFRSFIPNDQLKRDGLYLQQHLPPQLLPQAHLQLHHHQSQQHHPQLHHHPQQQPQHQSGSTTTHIVVENDQSGPVEMIPIVNLKKELDPYEQMTPPVSQNVVVQTIPHQVNISQLMGQESASQPTAIATNTTPTTTGKKKKKPKAPKAIVLPPLPEGFIVKIKEEYTENYVRTVTKIPEDQFIRTIKPAGKKERKYHDYNQVSEYRCELCGKYFKDKYKLNYHVRIHSPELSHRCDICGKVFAHQSTLSNHKRIHSGERAFKCGTCGKAFVQSSALSNHTKIHTGERPHECLICGISFIQKINLIYHIRIHNNERPYRCNVCNKSFIQQSHIKNHMKVHKKDNPLDCSICGKNYTDLNELTDHYSSHTVELPFRCQTCGKCFAQANHLKIHKKNFCNKTTTATTQPTAQT; encoded by the exons ATGAATTT TGTTTTACCATCTTTTCGCAGTTTCATCCCAAACGATCAGCTGAAGCGGGATGGACTCTACCTTCAACAGCATCTTCCACCGCAGTTGCTTCCACAGGCGCATCTACAGCTGCACCATCATCAATCTCAACAGCACCACCCACAGTTGCACCATCACCCGCAGCAGCAGCCACAGCATCAGTCCGGCAGTACCACTACTCACATCGTCGTAGAAAATGACCAATCGGGACCCGTGGAGATGATACCGATTGTGAATTTGAAAAAGGAGCTGGACCCATACGAGCAGATGACTCCACCGGTATCTCAAAACGTTGTGGTGCAGACGATTCCCCACCAGGTCAACATATCACAACTAATGGGACAG GAATCTGCCTCGCAACCCACTGCCATTGCAACGAATACGACCCCCACGACGACCGGCAAAAAGAAAAAGAAACCTAAGGCGCCCAAAGCGATCGTCCTGCCACCGCTGCCGGAAGGATTCATCGTCAAGATCAAGGAGGAGTACACCGAGAACTACGTCCGGACGGTGACCAAGATCCCGGAGGATCAGTTCATTCGCACAATCAAACCGGCGGGCAAGAAGGAACGAAAGTACCACGACTACAACCAGGTCAGCGAGTACCGGTGCGAACTGTGCGGGAAGTATTTCAAAGACAAGTACAAGCTCAACTACCACGTGAGGATTCACAGCCCGGAGCTGTCCCACAG GTGCGACATCTGTGGCAAGGTGTTTGCCCACCAGTCCACACTCAGCAATCACAAACGGATTCATTCGG GCGAACGAGCTTTCAAGTGCGGAACCTGTGGAAAGGCGTTCGTGCAAAGCTCAGCCCTATCGAATCACACCAAGATCCACACCGGCGAGCGACCGCACGAGTGTCTGATCTGCGGCATCAGTTTCATCCAGAAGATCAACCTGATCTACCACATCCGGATTCACAACAACGAGCGCCCGTACCGGTGCAACGTGTGCAACAAGTCATTCATTCAGCAAAGTCATATCAAGAACCACATGAAAGTTCACAAGAAGGACAACCCACTGGATTGTAGCATTTGCG GGAAAAACTACACGGATCTCAACGAGCTGACTGATCACTATTCCTCGCACACGGTCGAGTTGCCATTTCGCTGCCAAACCTGCGGCAAATGTTTCGCCCAGGCGAACCATCTCAAAATTCACAAGAAAAACTTTTGCAATaaaacgacgacggcgacgacgcagCCGACGGCCCAAACTTAG
- the LOC115268871 gene encoding phenoloxidase-activating factor 2 — LAESFSLDDEQEDPCEEFLQRCCTVNVTVPAKPTEPPKEISRPQRFLNSVFTVPSRVVGSLYLLVQASLQKTDAPRKQRSVSSPDYTDLDEIIELPPPSCGSNRIGQLGEFPWMAALFQRRTVLGVETSQYICGGSLIHPQVVLTAAHCVKNFTNALDALVVRLGEWDIVTENEPLEHQNRAVRKIILHEDFQVQNVRNNLALLILDQQASLNVHINPICLPKAYDNFDGQRCMVSGWDRKNIRSQKKRSEVLKKIEVPVISRSKCQQLFRTTRLGPYFHFHKSFICAGGEAGVTMAKGDGGSPLACQRDGVFVQVGLLAWGIYGDETNVTGAYVDVSRFVDWIKEKIQAEVM, encoded by the exons CTTGCTGAATCATTTAGTCTAGATGACGAACAAGAGGATCCGTGcgaggaatttctgcaacgaTGCTGCACTGTAAATGTTACTGTTCCTGCTAAACCGACTGAGCCacccaaagaaatttctcgaCCGCAACGCTTCCTAAACTCGGTTTTCACGGTGCCTTCACGTGTCGTAGGCTCGCTTTATCTACTCGTTCAAGCGAGCCTCCAAAAAACTGACGCGCCACGAAAACAGAGAAGCGTGTCTTCACCGGATTACACCGATTTAGATGAGATTATCGAATTGCCACCTCCATCTTGTGGCTCAAATCGCATTGGCCAGCTGGGCGAGTTTCCATGGATGGCAGCACTGTTTCAGCGTCGGACTGTTCTTGGCGTGGAAACCTCACAGTACATCTGTGGTGGATCTTTGATTCACCCACAGGTCGTTCTGACGGCAGCACACTGTGTTAAGAACTTCACTAACGCGTTGGACGCGTTGGTGGTTCGATTAGGAGAATGGGACATCGTAACGGAAAACGAGCCGCTGGAACATCAG AATCGAGCCGTTCGGAAAATAATTCTGCACGAAGACTTCCAGGTACAAAATGTCCGCAACAATTTGGCTTTGCTGATCCTGGATCAACAGGCTAGCCTGAACGTTCACATCAATCCGATCTGCCTGCCAAAAGCCTACGACAACTTCGACGGCCAGCGGTGCATGGTTTCCGGATGGGACAGGAAGAACATCCGCTCACAGAAAAAGCGCTCGGAAGTGCTGAAAAAGATTGAAGTACCGGTGATTTCGCGAAGCAAGTGCCAACAGCTTTTCCGGACCACCAGATTGGGTCCATACTTTCATTTCCACAAAAGTTTCATATGTGCTGGTGGTGAAGCTGGCGTGACCATGGCTAAGGGAGATGGAGGTTCGCCGTTGGCATGTCAACGCGATGGGGTGTTTGTCCAGGTCGGACTGCTGGCTTGGGGAATTTACGGTGATGAGACGAACGTTACCGGGGCTTACGTAGATGTTTCTAGATTCGTAGATTGGATTAAGGAGAAAATACAGGCAGAAGTAATGTAG
- the LOC109403184 gene encoding zinc finger protein 813 isoform X3 encodes MNFFIPNDQLKRDGLYLQQHLPPQLLPQAHLQLHHHQSQQHHPQLHHHPQQQPQHQSGSTTTHIVVENDQSGPVEMIPIVNLKKELDPYEQMTPPVSQNVVVQTIPHQVNISQLMGQESASQPTAIATNTTPTTTGKKKKKPKAPKAIVLPPLPEGFIVKIKEEYTENYVRTVTKIPEDQFIRTIKPAGKKERKYHDYNQVSEYRCELCGKYFKDKYKLNYHVRIHSPELSHRSSFRCDICGKVFAHQSTLSNHKRIHSGERAFKCGTCGKAFVQSSALSNHTKIHTGERPHECLICGISFIQKINLIYHIRIHNNERPYRCNVCNKSFIQQSHIKNHMKVHKKDNPLDCSICGKNYTDLNELTDHYSSHTVELPFRCQTCGKCFAQANHLKIHKKNFCNKTTTATTQPTAQT; translated from the exons ATGAATTT TTTCATCCCAAACGATCAGCTGAAGCGGGATGGACTCTACCTTCAACAGCATCTTCCACCGCAGTTGCTTCCACAGGCGCATCTACAGCTGCACCATCATCAATCTCAACAGCACCACCCACAGTTGCACCATCACCCGCAGCAGCAGCCACAGCATCAGTCCGGCAGTACCACTACTCACATCGTCGTAGAAAATGACCAATCGGGACCCGTGGAGATGATACCGATTGTGAATTTGAAAAAGGAGCTGGACCCATACGAGCAGATGACTCCACCGGTATCTCAAAACGTTGTGGTGCAGACGATTCCCCACCAGGTCAACATATCACAACTAATGGGACAG GAATCTGCCTCGCAACCCACTGCCATTGCAACGAATACGACCCCCACGACGACCGGCAAAAAGAAAAAGAAACCTAAGGCGCCCAAAGCGATCGTCCTGCCACCGCTGCCGGAAGGATTCATCGTCAAGATCAAGGAGGAGTACACCGAGAACTACGTCCGGACGGTGACCAAGATCCCGGAGGATCAGTTCATTCGCACAATCAAACCGGCGGGCAAGAAGGAACGAAAGTACCACGACTACAACCAGGTCAGCGAGTACCGGTGCGAACTGTGCGGGAAGTATTTCAAAGACAAGTACAAGCTCAACTACCACGTGAGGATTCACAGCCCGGAGCTGTCCCACAG GTCTTCTTTCAGGTGCGACATCTGTGGCAAGGTGTTTGCCCACCAGTCCACACTCAGCAATCACAAACGGATTCATTCGG GCGAACGAGCTTTCAAGTGCGGAACCTGTGGAAAGGCGTTCGTGCAAAGCTCAGCCCTATCGAATCACACCAAGATCCACACCGGCGAGCGACCGCACGAGTGTCTGATCTGCGGCATCAGTTTCATCCAGAAGATCAACCTGATCTACCACATCCGGATTCACAACAACGAGCGCCCGTACCGGTGCAACGTGTGCAACAAGTCATTCATTCAGCAAAGTCATATCAAGAACCACATGAAAGTTCACAAGAAGGACAACCCACTGGATTGTAGCATTTGCG GGAAAAACTACACGGATCTCAACGAGCTGACTGATCACTATTCCTCGCACACGGTCGAGTTGCCATTTCGCTGCCAAACCTGCGGCAAATGTTTCGCCCAGGCGAACCATCTCAAAATTCACAAGAAAAACTTTTGCAATaaaacgacgacggcgacgacgcagCCGACGGCCCAAACTTAG
- the LOC109403184 gene encoding zinc finger protein interacting with ribonucleoprotein K isoform X4: MNFFIPNDQLKRDGLYLQQHLPPQLLPQAHLQLHHHQSQQHHPQLHHHPQQQPQHQSGSTTTHIVVENDQSGPVEMIPIVNLKKELDPYEQMTPPVSQNVVVQTIPHQVNISQLMGQESASQPTAIATNTTPTTTGKKKKKPKAPKAIVLPPLPEGFIVKIKEEYTENYVRTVTKIPEDQFIRTIKPAGKKERKYHDYNQVSEYRCELCGKYFKDKYKLNYHVRIHSPELSHRCDICGKVFAHQSTLSNHKRIHSGERAFKCGTCGKAFVQSSALSNHTKIHTGERPHECLICGISFIQKINLIYHIRIHNNERPYRCNVCNKSFIQQSHIKNHMKVHKKDNPLDCSICGKNYTDLNELTDHYSSHTVELPFRCQTCGKCFAQANHLKIHKKNFCNKTTTATTQPTAQT, translated from the exons ATGAATTT TTTCATCCCAAACGATCAGCTGAAGCGGGATGGACTCTACCTTCAACAGCATCTTCCACCGCAGTTGCTTCCACAGGCGCATCTACAGCTGCACCATCATCAATCTCAACAGCACCACCCACAGTTGCACCATCACCCGCAGCAGCAGCCACAGCATCAGTCCGGCAGTACCACTACTCACATCGTCGTAGAAAATGACCAATCGGGACCCGTGGAGATGATACCGATTGTGAATTTGAAAAAGGAGCTGGACCCATACGAGCAGATGACTCCACCGGTATCTCAAAACGTTGTGGTGCAGACGATTCCCCACCAGGTCAACATATCACAACTAATGGGACAG GAATCTGCCTCGCAACCCACTGCCATTGCAACGAATACGACCCCCACGACGACCGGCAAAAAGAAAAAGAAACCTAAGGCGCCCAAAGCGATCGTCCTGCCACCGCTGCCGGAAGGATTCATCGTCAAGATCAAGGAGGAGTACACCGAGAACTACGTCCGGACGGTGACCAAGATCCCGGAGGATCAGTTCATTCGCACAATCAAACCGGCGGGCAAGAAGGAACGAAAGTACCACGACTACAACCAGGTCAGCGAGTACCGGTGCGAACTGTGCGGGAAGTATTTCAAAGACAAGTACAAGCTCAACTACCACGTGAGGATTCACAGCCCGGAGCTGTCCCACAG GTGCGACATCTGTGGCAAGGTGTTTGCCCACCAGTCCACACTCAGCAATCACAAACGGATTCATTCGG GCGAACGAGCTTTCAAGTGCGGAACCTGTGGAAAGGCGTTCGTGCAAAGCTCAGCCCTATCGAATCACACCAAGATCCACACCGGCGAGCGACCGCACGAGTGTCTGATCTGCGGCATCAGTTTCATCCAGAAGATCAACCTGATCTACCACATCCGGATTCACAACAACGAGCGCCCGTACCGGTGCAACGTGTGCAACAAGTCATTCATTCAGCAAAGTCATATCAAGAACCACATGAAAGTTCACAAGAAGGACAACCCACTGGATTGTAGCATTTGCG GGAAAAACTACACGGATCTCAACGAGCTGACTGATCACTATTCCTCGCACACGGTCGAGTTGCCATTTCGCTGCCAAACCTGCGGCAAATGTTTCGCCCAGGCGAACCATCTCAAAATTCACAAGAAAAACTTTTGCAATaaaacgacgacggcgacgacgcagCCGACGGCCCAAACTTAG
- the LOC109403184 gene encoding zinc finger protein 813 isoform X1 translates to MNFVLPSFRSFIPNDQLKRDGLYLQQHLPPQLLPQAHLQLHHHQSQQHHPQLHHHPQQQPQHQSGSTTTHIVVENDQSGPVEMIPIVNLKKELDPYEQMTPPVSQNVVVQTIPHQVNISQLMGQESASQPTAIATNTTPTTTGKKKKKPKAPKAIVLPPLPEGFIVKIKEEYTENYVRTVTKIPEDQFIRTIKPAGKKERKYHDYNQVSEYRCELCGKYFKDKYKLNYHVRIHSPELSHRSSFRCDICGKVFAHQSTLSNHKRIHSGERAFKCGTCGKAFVQSSALSNHTKIHTGERPHECLICGISFIQKINLIYHIRIHNNERPYRCNVCNKSFIQQSHIKNHMKVHKKDNPLDCSICGKNYTDLNELTDHYSSHTVELPFRCQTCGKCFAQANHLKIHKKNFCNKTTTATTQPTAQT, encoded by the exons ATGAATTT TGTTTTACCATCTTTTCGCAGTTTCATCCCAAACGATCAGCTGAAGCGGGATGGACTCTACCTTCAACAGCATCTTCCACCGCAGTTGCTTCCACAGGCGCATCTACAGCTGCACCATCATCAATCTCAACAGCACCACCCACAGTTGCACCATCACCCGCAGCAGCAGCCACAGCATCAGTCCGGCAGTACCACTACTCACATCGTCGTAGAAAATGACCAATCGGGACCCGTGGAGATGATACCGATTGTGAATTTGAAAAAGGAGCTGGACCCATACGAGCAGATGACTCCACCGGTATCTCAAAACGTTGTGGTGCAGACGATTCCCCACCAGGTCAACATATCACAACTAATGGGACAG GAATCTGCCTCGCAACCCACTGCCATTGCAACGAATACGACCCCCACGACGACCGGCAAAAAGAAAAAGAAACCTAAGGCGCCCAAAGCGATCGTCCTGCCACCGCTGCCGGAAGGATTCATCGTCAAGATCAAGGAGGAGTACACCGAGAACTACGTCCGGACGGTGACCAAGATCCCGGAGGATCAGTTCATTCGCACAATCAAACCGGCGGGCAAGAAGGAACGAAAGTACCACGACTACAACCAGGTCAGCGAGTACCGGTGCGAACTGTGCGGGAAGTATTTCAAAGACAAGTACAAGCTCAACTACCACGTGAGGATTCACAGCCCGGAGCTGTCCCACAG GTCTTCTTTCAGGTGCGACATCTGTGGCAAGGTGTTTGCCCACCAGTCCACACTCAGCAATCACAAACGGATTCATTCGG GCGAACGAGCTTTCAAGTGCGGAACCTGTGGAAAGGCGTTCGTGCAAAGCTCAGCCCTATCGAATCACACCAAGATCCACACCGGCGAGCGACCGCACGAGTGTCTGATCTGCGGCATCAGTTTCATCCAGAAGATCAACCTGATCTACCACATCCGGATTCACAACAACGAGCGCCCGTACCGGTGCAACGTGTGCAACAAGTCATTCATTCAGCAAAGTCATATCAAGAACCACATGAAAGTTCACAAGAAGGACAACCCACTGGATTGTAGCATTTGCG GGAAAAACTACACGGATCTCAACGAGCTGACTGATCACTATTCCTCGCACACGGTCGAGTTGCCATTTCGCTGCCAAACCTGCGGCAAATGTTTCGCCCAGGCGAACCATCTCAAAATTCACAAGAAAAACTTTTGCAATaaaacgacgacggcgacgacgcagCCGACGGCCCAAACTTAG